The nucleotide sequence CCTCGCCGGGCAGGTGCGCGACGTGCTGGGGAGCGAACCGGACGCGTGGGCGGTGTTCGTGCAGCTCCTGCCCGAGTTCGTCGGCACGCTGCCGGAACTCGCGGAACTGTGCGCGGCGGCGGCCCATCCCGCGTGACCGGGGCCGCGCCCGTCGGACGGGGCGCGGCCCGGGCCGTCGCGGGGTCACCGCGTCATGGGGTCACCGGGTCGGCCGGGTCACCGGCGGGGCATCTTGGCGAACGCGTCGATCCAGAACCGCTGTTTGTCGGCCGATTGCCCGACCAGGTAGCTCGACCGCAGTTTCGCGGGCAGGCACGCCAGCAGCCGGGCGACCGTGTCGATGTGCTCGCGCAGCTGCGACAGCTCGGCGTTGGCGAGGACCTGGTGCACGACGTCGGTGTCGTTGGTGCCCTCGCCCGAGACCTCGTTGCCGGCCCGGAGCTTCCGCTCCCACACCTCCAGGTTGGCGGCCAGGTCGCCGAGGCCGGTGCGCGGCTTGTCGGCGAGGCGCGCTTCGAGGGCGCCGAGCGGCACGGGGGCGTACTCGCCGTCACCGAGGTAGACCTTGGCCATCTCCAGGTTCATGCCGCGTCGGTGGAGCTTGATCAGCCGCTCCAGGGTGCGCTTGGTGATCCACTCGCGGCCCTCGTCGTCGATGTCGGACTTCCACCACTCCAGGACCGTCTCGGCGATCGGGCCGTACGTCGCGATCAGCCACTCGTTGGCCGGGATGTCCTCCGGCTGGATCTGCAGCGACGCGGTGAACCGGGTGGCCTGCGCGATGTTGTTCCGGGCGACGAGCATCTTGCGGCCGAGGTGGTACGGCGGGTTCTGCAGGGCTATCTGGGCCCGCAGGCCGGGGATCCGGCGCCCGGCGATCGACCACTCCTGGGTGATCTCCATGAGCTTCGCGAACGCGGACTTGTCCTTGGGGCGGTTGTATTCGTCCCACACGATGACCTTGTCGCCGGGGGCGGTGAACCGGGCCGCGAGCAGGTTGTCCAGCGAGCCGTCGACGGTCGGCACGGGCGCGCACAGGTCTTCCACGTTGGTGACGGGCAGCGAGAAGTAGAGCGGGTCGTGGCCCAGCTCCTCGCGGATCACCTCGCGGACGACCTCGGTCTTGCCGCATCCGGGCGGGCCCTGGATGAGGACCGCCCAGCGGCGGGCCACCGCCTCGCGGACCACGCGCCGCACCGCGTCGGGGGTGTGCTCCGGGTTGCGGATGCCGAGGGCCGACGCGATGCGGTCCAGGGTCTCGTCGGTGCGGTCGGCGCCGGTCGAGCCGTCCTTCAACGCCTCGACCAGGCGCAGGCGTTCGCCGTTGAGGAGCGGCAGGCCCCACTGCAGGGGGAAGCCCGCGAGCGCGCAGTCGAGGATGTGTTCGAGCGTGCGGGGCGACAGAAGCTGGCGCAGTGTCGGCGACAGTGCCGTCCAGATCTTGAAGACGCCGGACAGGTCGGTGTGGGGGAAGCGCTCGGCGAGCTTGATGCGCCACGACGTGTCGGTGGCGGTGATCTTGACGGTCACCATGCGGTCGAGGATCGCCAGGTCGCTGCGCCGCGTCGCGGTCTCGGTGAGGGATTCGTTGTCGGTGAGGAAGACGCCGATGCAGCCGAGTTCGCGCAGGTCGTACTCGCCGAGCGTCCAGTTGCAGGCGACCTGCATCAGTTGCGACTGGATCGTCTCGCCGGCCTGGAGCGCGTCGTCGATGAGGAGCACGAACTTCGTACCGGGCCGCAGCTGGCGCATGATCAGCTGACGGAGCACCAGCTCGTCGGTGCGCGGGTCGCGTACGGGGGTGTTGACGAGCAGGTCGTCCGGGGTGAGGTTCGCGGCGGGGACGAACACCAGGGCGGTGTCCGGGTATTTCTCCGGGATGTGGGTGAAGAACGTCGCGGTCTTGCCGATGCCGTGCTCGCCGAAGATCTGCCCGGTCTGGCCGAGGTCGATCATCGCGTCGATGAACTCTTCGAGCTTGGACGCCCCCTTCCAGCCCTTCGGGGGCTCGGGGAAGGTGGTGGTGGCTTTCCAGCGCGGGGTCCGGCCCCCGGTCCGCGGGGTGTCGGCGGTGATGGTCATCTGATTCCTTCGTGGCGCAGGGCGACGAGCCGCGGGTGCCGTCGGGGCGGTTCGCGCTTGCCGTGATCCGCAGGGGTCGGGTCAGGTGGGGACCGTGTCGGGGGCGGTGGGGCCGGCGGCGCGGTTCAGTGGTCGCCGGTGGTCACGCGGTGGCACGCCATCGGCGGGTTGTGGCTCTCGGGCCACTCGTCGCCGCCTTCGGTGATGAGCCAGATCCACTTGTCGGGTTCGGCGGGCGTGATGTGCGGGGCGTAGCCGTCGGTGAGCATCAGGACGGCGTCGGCGGTCTCCTCGAAGCGCCGGCCGTCGACCGAGAGGCGCCCTTCGACGTAGTCGGCGACCTGTTGGAAGTCGGTGCCTCCGCCGCCGTAGACGCGCTCGCCCGGTTTGAACGGCATGAGCGCGCCGTCGAAGCTCAGCCAGTGCGCTTCGACGCCGTCGGTGTGGCCGACCAGTTCGGTCAGCCAGTCGACGACGTGGCCGGGCATCGAGCCGGAGGTGTCGTACGCGACGACGACCACCTTGGTGCGCTCCTGGCCGCGCCGGGCGAGCATCGGGTCGTGGCCGAGCGTGGCGAGCAGCGCGCCGCGCTTCTTGGGGTAGACCAGCCGCTCGCCGTCGCGGAGCTTCGAGGCCAGGACGTCGATCAGCCATTGCTGCCACCAGTCGACGCGGCGTGTCTTCTGCGTCTCGCCGCGCAGGAACCCGGCGCCCAGGTCGCCCCACAGCTTGGACACGTTGTCGGTCGCGCCGTCGGTGCGCTTGAGCAGTTCGAGCAGTTCCTCGCGGGCGAGGCGCATGCCGCGCCGTGCGGAGAGCAGGACGCCGCGCAGGACTTCGGACGAGATCCGCGCGACGGTCTCGGGGTCGAGCCCGTCGTCTTCGCCGGTGCCGTCGCCCAGAACCAGGTGCACGCACAGCGGAGGCGGCACGGGCGGGTCCTTCATGCGCTTCAGCTCGGCGTAGACCAGCGCGTCGGTTTCGACGAACTCGTCGTACGGCAGCGGGACCAGGCCCTGCGCGGTGAGGTCGTCGACGTATTGCCGGTGGACCTTGCGGGGGTCGACGCCGGTGGGCTCGTCGACCTCTTCGCCGGTCTCCGGGTCGGTACGCCGGATCGTGGGCAGCTCGGTGCGGCCCAGACGGCGCATCGCGACGTGGTTGATCGTCACCTCGCCCGCGAGGGTGAACACCGGGTCGGCGCGCAGCTCGGGGTCGGCGAACAGGTGCCGCTGGATGAGGTGGCGCGCCTCGTGGAACAGCACGAACTTGACGCCGTCCAGGCCGAGGGAGACGAAGAAGTCCGGGTTGTAGAGGAGCAGGCAGGTGCCGTCTCCGGAGGCCATGACCGCGGCGGTGTCGACGGCCGTGGTGGGGATCTGGTGGTGGCACTTGGTGTAGAGCCACGAGGCGATCACGCTGGCCTGCATGCCGAAGTCGAGCAGCGCGTCTTCCTTCAGCTTGCGGGCCTGCGCGACGACCGCCTCGTCGGCGGGCTGCCAGGCTTCCAGGGCGCGGCGGTCCGTGAGCTGGACGACCAGGGGTTTCGGGCTCGTCGTCTGGCCGTAGGCCATGGCGATCACCTCCTTTCGTACGCGTTTTCGGCGGTGGATCGATGGTTCCAGCCGGGGCTGACACCCGTCCAAGCAATTGACGTGTGAGCGGTGCTGTTCAGTTTCCGATCGGGAGGTTCCCCGCGGGTTTCGGGTGTGTACCCGCTGTGGGGAGGTCGGCGGGCAGGGCCGCCGCGGCGGCGGTGGCGAGGAGTTCGGGAAGCGTGCCGTCGAACTCGGGTACCAGCGCGGCGGCGACGGCCCACATGTCGGCCGCGTGGGCGACCCGGAGGGCGGGGTCGGCGGCGATGGCCGCGCGGATCGGGGCGAGTTCGCCGGGCAGGGCCGACAGCAGGCCGAGAACGGCGTGCGCCGGGCGGCCGAGGGCGTAGAGGTCGTCGGGGGTGAGCGTCCCGGCGCGCAGGCAGGACACCGACCATGTGAGGGCTGGTTGCAGGGGGCCGTTCGCCGACCACTCCGGAACGACCGGTTGCCGGGCGAGTGCCGCCAGGGCGAGTGCGCGCGACCGGGGCGCGAGGGCGAGGGGGACGGCGGTGTTGCCGCGGTCGCGCTCCAGCAGCGTCAACGCCACCGCCTCCGGGCAGTCGGGACGCTCCGCGAGCAGATCGCGGGCGCGCTCGGTCAGTTCGCCCGCGGCGAGCAGCGCCGATACGGCGTCCCACGGCGGGGGTTCGTCGCGTTCCAGCTGGCCCCGGATCGCGTCGAGGGAGCCGTGGCGCAGGTCGTGCAGGCATTGGGCGCGGTCGAGGGCGCGCAGTTGGAGGCGGAGGGCGCGCAGGCGTTCGGGCGGTACGGCGGCGGGCGTGTGCGTTGTCTCGGCCGCGCCGGTGCCGGCGGGGGTCGCGGCGTCGGTGGGGTGGACGCCGAGGGCGGTGCGGATGCGGGTGGCGAGGAGCGGGTCCAGGGGGCCGTGCCGTCCGGCCAGTTCGGCGAGTGCGTCGGCGCGGCCGAGCGCGGCCAGGCGACGGCAGCCGGTGATCTGGTGCGCGGTGGTCAGCGCCGGCTGCGGGTGGCGCAGCGCCGCGACGATCAGCTCGGCGTCCCCGGTGTGCACGGCGTGGCGGACCACGTCGGCGCGGCGGTTGGCGCGCACGCCGCCGCGCAGCGCCGCCCGCGTCTCGGGGTGCAAGGGGACCGGCGACGTGCGGTCGGGGCCGTGCGGGATGCCCGCCGCGACGGCGTACCACGTGCGCGACGGCACGTCGGCCCGGCGCAGCAGCGCGGCGTTGAGCGCCGGGTCGTCGCGGATGAGCAGGCGCGTCCGGGTCGCGTCGTGGTGGGCGTGGTGGGTGAGGAACACGTCGGCCGACTCGGGTGACGCGTGGTCGAGGAACGCGTCGACCAGGGCGTCCGGGAGTGGCTTGCCGGTGTCGTAGTGGGCGAGTTCGCCGAGGTCGTGCGGGTGGAGGGCGCCGAGGATGCCGGGCAGGGCGGCGGGCTCGGCGCAGCGCAGGAGGTGGGTGAACGGCGACCACGACACCTGCTGTTCGTGCGGCCACGGCCGTCGGCGGTACTCCGGTTCGGGGCCGGTGAGTGCGGCGGCGCACAGTGCGGGCAGCGTGCCGGGGAAGTCGCTCGCGGACAGGTGTGCGAGAACGGCGCGCCAGGGGCGGGGCCGGGAGCCGAGGGTGCGGCGTACCAACGTGGTGAGTTCGTCGCGGAGTGCGGTGGCGACGGGGGGTTCGGGGTTGTGGTCGGCGTCGCGTTCGAGGGATTCGAGGGCGCGCAACACGTGTGCGGCGTACGGCGCGTGGTGGATGACGTCGGACGGGCGGAACGCTCCTCGGGCGAGGCCGGCGGCGAGCACGCTGCCGGTGGAGTCGTCGGACGCGTCGTCGGTCTCGGCGTTGTCGGGGCTGTCGGTGCGCAGGAGCGCGAGGGCGACCGCGCGCGGGCATTCGGGGGTTTCGAGCAGGACCCGGCGCGACGGGTTGTCCAGCGGCGATCGGTTGTGGAGGACGACCAGCCCCGCCCAGTCGGCGTCGCTCCACGCGCCGAGGTCGAACAGCGCGCGGCGACCGCGCAGCAGGCCGCGCGCCTTCGGGGACCGGCGGGCGGTGCCGTGGAACCAGTCGTACAGCGCCTGCGGTGTGTTCGCGGGCCTGCGGTTGCGGGGGCCGGTCACGTGGGCGCGGGCGTGTGCGGCCAGTGCGGGGTGGGGGCAGTCGAGGGCCGGCCCGAGGAGCCGCCGGGAGGAGGTGCCGAGCAGGAGTGCGCGCAGCGTGTCGGGCAGTGGGTGGGTGGCGAGCAGGCGGCGGCGCAGGGCGTCGGTGGCGTGGCGGTTGCGGTAGAGGGGGGTGTGGAGGGCGGGGTCGCCGGTGTCGGCGAGCCGCGTCAGGGCGTCCGGGCCGATGTGCGGGTTGTCGGCGAGTGCGAGGAGTTCGTCCGGCGAGGCGTACGCGAAGGCCCAGGCGAGCAGGGCCTCCGGGAGGCGGCGGGTGCCGAGCAGGTCGCGGCGGATGGGGGTGGGCAGGCGGGCGAGTGCGGCGGCGAGGGCCGGGTCGGCGGGTCCGGCGGCGTCGGTGCCGGAGGCGGCGGGGTGGGCCGCGTCGAGGAGGGTGGCGAGGGCGTGGGGTGTCATGCGGTCACCGCCGCGACGGTGGTGAGCAATTCGGGCAGTGTGCCGACGAAGTCGGGGAGCAGGTGGGCGGCGACCGTCCACGCCTCGGGATCGGTGCGGAGGGTGCGGGCGGTGAGGACGGTGATGTGCGCCTCGGCTCGCGCGTGCTGGTCGGGGAGGACCGCGCGCACGGTGTCGAGGAGGTCGAAGAGGTGCCGTGCGCTGTGGCCGAGTTCGACGACCTCGCGGATGTCGACCAGGCCTCGCGTGAGGGCTTCGAGGCACCACGAGTTGGCGGTGCCGTAGCCGATGTATTCGGGTGGCGGCAGCGGGTGGTGGGTGAGGGCGGTCAGCGCGTACGCGCGTGACCGGCCTCCGAGTTCGTGGGGGTGCCCGGCGCGGCAGGCCGACAGGCCGATGGGGGCCGGGCAGTGCGGGGCGCGGGCGAGGCGGAGCAGCGCGTGTCTCGGCAGCGGGTCGCGTGTGTGGGCGGCGACCGCCGCGGGCCAGAAGCCGGGCGGGTAGGACGGGGCCGCGAGGTCGGGTTCGCGCCGGATCTCCTCGATCAGTGCCTCGGGGGCTTCGTGGCGGGCGAGGGCCTCGCGCAGCACGGCGGCCCCGTCGCGGCCGGAGTCGTGGGCGCCGAGGGCGTCGCGGCGCACGGCCTCCACCGCGTCGTCGAGCCCTTCGGCGGTGTCGGGGTGGCGCACGCCGGCCGGGCCCTGGGTCTCCCAGAGGCCGAGGAGGCCGTGCAGGCAGCG is from Yinghuangia sp. ASG 101 and encodes:
- a CDS encoding AAA family ATPase gives rise to the protein MTITADTPRTGGRTPRWKATTTFPEPPKGWKGASKLEEFIDAMIDLGQTGQIFGEHGIGKTATFFTHIPEKYPDTALVFVPAANLTPDDLLVNTPVRDPRTDELVLRQLIMRQLRPGTKFVLLIDDALQAGETIQSQLMQVACNWTLGEYDLRELGCIGVFLTDNESLTETATRRSDLAILDRMVTVKITATDTSWRIKLAERFPHTDLSGVFKIWTALSPTLRQLLSPRTLEHILDCALAGFPLQWGLPLLNGERLRLVEALKDGSTGADRTDETLDRIASALGIRNPEHTPDAVRRVVREAVARRWAVLIQGPPGCGKTEVVREVIREELGHDPLYFSLPVTNVEDLCAPVPTVDGSLDNLLAARFTAPGDKVIVWDEYNRPKDKSAFAKLMEITQEWSIAGRRIPGLRAQIALQNPPYHLGRKMLVARNNIAQATRFTASLQIQPEDIPANEWLIATYGPIAETVLEWWKSDIDDEGREWITKRTLERLIKLHRRGMNLEMAKVYLGDGEYAPVPLGALEARLADKPRTGLGDLAANLEVWERKLRAGNEVSGEGTNDTDVVHQVLANAELSQLREHIDTVARLLACLPAKLRSSYLVGQSADKQRFWIDAFAKMPRR
- a CDS encoding DUF2201 family putative metallopeptidase; its protein translation is MAYGQTTSPKPLVVQLTDRRALEAWQPADEAVVAQARKLKEDALLDFGMQASVIASWLYTKCHHQIPTTAVDTAAVMASGDGTCLLLYNPDFFVSLGLDGVKFVLFHEARHLIQRHLFADPELRADPVFTLAGEVTINHVAMRRLGRTELPTIRRTDPETGEEVDEPTGVDPRKVHRQYVDDLTAQGLVPLPYDEFVETDALVYAELKRMKDPPVPPPLCVHLVLGDGTGEDDGLDPETVARISSEVLRGVLLSARRGMRLAREELLELLKRTDGATDNVSKLWGDLGAGFLRGETQKTRRVDWWQQWLIDVLASKLRDGERLVYPKKRGALLATLGHDPMLARRGQERTKVVVVAYDTSGSMPGHVVDWLTELVGHTDGVEAHWLSFDGALMPFKPGERVYGGGGTDFQQVADYVEGRLSVDGRRFEETADAVLMLTDGYAPHITPAEPDKWIWLITEGGDEWPESHNPPMACHRVTTGDH